ATAAAAATTCACCCCCTCTgtggtatttattttttagtaCATTAATAATTTAATTTGCAAACATATAGCTTTTAATTTGTTTGGTCTATCAGTTTTCCACATTTGTACACTACAAATTATTTTCTTTCAAATCTCGCACAGCGCAAAGTTTAATTCACACGTACAACATACAATTgataaaactaaaaacagcaaaataataaaaacacaattaCTTTCTCACAGGACATAAGGGAAAACATGAAAACTCTATAAACAACAATAACCACACAGCTAAGAGCAAAGAACAGGACCGAGACTTCCCTCCTGTAGGTGGCGCTATTCTCTTTTAGTCTTGCTGAATGTGGCATTTTCATACTCATGTTTTTCACATTCTGGTTGTTTGGCATTAATCATGTTTTctgaaaatgacaataaaaatatCAATACTGTGTGTTATATAAATGAATTTGAAATGGTCATGTGATCTGAGAGCAGCAAATTAAATGTCTGGAAACAGAAAGATCTACACAAGGTGGTCAGCTCATAAACTGAGCCTGCAAAATAAAAGTCTAAATGTAAAACATCATGGTTTCAGGGTGGAAGGAGGCTACAGCCCCAACAAGCTCCAGCTTAGAGCTGCCACTGATTTGATTTTTAGTACTTAAACGTCAACATCACGTTGTAAAAGCTACATTTCCGACACCCTGAAGGCATCACGGCAGATCATCGATCTGTCCAGAGGCCGGTGACGTCACAGCACAGAACGGTCAGAACCACCGACAGATTCGGTAACGTTCATCCCCAAAACGTTTCTTACCTGCGCCACGTGATGACGTGACCATCGATCACTGCATCGATCCGATCGACGTCACGCTGCGTCAAACGTGCAGTTCGTGACGACACTCTCCTTCAGTGTCTGTGCGCATCGCTCACAGCGCGGCCGTGCACGTTTCCACGTCACCGAGTGACGTCACAGAGACCTACACTCACGCATAAACATCTAAAGCAAAaactagagcacaaacctcccccaacacaaatgtttaccttggaaaatttttcaaggtcaaagtcaagttagaagtgacttttaataagataaaatataattaaaaaaatacagatcaaaggggcttttcaatgttaaaatcaaatatttgctaaatccacaatctggatcagatgcagatcaaacttagtctgttgacagagtcagtttgcacctcagtgTCACAAATCAGAGCGACTGAGGCACTTCTGAGATATAATTTAACACGTACATCAaattggcttttcaatattaaactcCAACGTACACAACAACCACAATCCGGATCAATGTcaggtgataaaggataccatcctacacaacacTCGCAAATATGGAAGAAATTCagtcttttttgacagttctaaatttctgaaaattcattcaatgtttaacatagggatttttccaatttttccaAGATTTGTCCTGAAtttaaccttgaaaattgaatcagttcttgcctatcaggatatgaatcatctATACAAATttcacaatatatgaaaaatcgtGGGTTTGATTgttcacaaaaacaaacatgtgAAAACAGAAAATAATCTCTCTGAAAGCACTCGAACAACTATTTTACAGAAACAGACCATCAAAACACATGTACAATAACAGAAACTCATTTAAATTTCTGACAATATAAAACCCACAAATATTGGAGTCTACAAATTCTCATATAATTCAATTTGCAATCAGTTTTATGATATCAAAAACGTTTTTAAATTGCAGTTACTCAAATATTTTGTCAAGTAAAATATCACAAAGTTAAACATTAATATGCAAATTGAATGCAAGTTTATTTTCAACATGAAAATAAGAAAGTGACAAACATAACTAATTTATTAACCATATATGGCAAATTTCATAGTATTCACAAAAGCAGATCTAACAAAACCCCtccaaattttattttttaaatgaatttatATTTTAAATCACTAAAAATAATTGACCAAAAGTGTTAAGaggaataatcaaactatcaGCATTCTTTGTTGCTGTGTCCAATCAAATTTCTACAGCAATTTTGATTTATTCATGCTTTGTCACTTTATATTTTCTGTCTGCGGCCATAAACAATATGACAGAGTCTTTAAATGATTCATCAGTAATGTTATTTTGTGTTGTGTAACTCAAGACTTAAATTTTAATAATTCATTCAAGTTTGGTCTTTTTTTCAGACAAGGATATTAAACATTTTACCCAAAAAGTCAAAGACATTCAGTTTATTAATAGTCTaaaaaaagaaattagttttgaaACCAGAAAATGTTCACATTTAAGAACCTGAAAACAGAGAaatcaagacttttttttttttttttaactcaaagtAACTCTGAAGTCAGTTATAATAATCATTGATGCATTCATTATtgagcaaaattttaaaatcatccatccattttcttccgctttatccagagtcgggtcgcgggggcagcagctcaagcaaagtcgcccagacctcccgatccacacacacctcccccagctcctccggggaccccaaggcgttcccaagccagcagagagatgtagtccctccagcgtgtcctgggtcttccccggggcctcctcccaatgggacgtgcccggaacacctctccagcgaggtgtccagggggcaactggaaaagatgcccgagccacctcaactgactcctttcgaggtggaggagcagcggctcgactccgagctcctcaccctatctctaagggagcacccagccaccctgcggaggaaactcatctcggccgcttgtacccgcgatctcgttctttcggtcatgagccaaatctcatgaccataggtgaggatcggaatgtagatcgatgggtaaatcgagagctttgcccccctactcagctctctcttcaccacgacggtctgatacagcaaccgcatcactgcagacgttgTATCGgaccgtctattgatctcacgctccatccgtccctcactcgtgaacaagaccccgagatacttaaactcctccacttgaggcaaggacactccaccaaactcctccacttgaggcaaggacactccactgatctgaagagggcaaagcaccttttccggTCGAAAACCAtgccctcagatttggaggtgctgattttcatcccggacgccttacactcggctgcaaaccgccccagtgcacgctgaaggtcctgatttgacgaagccaacagaaccacatcatctgcaaacaacagagatgagattctgtggttcccaaaccagaccccctctacaccctggctgcgcctagaaattctgtccataaaaataatgaacagaaccggtgacaaagggtagccctggcggaggccaacgtgcactggaaacaggtttgacttactactggaaacaggtttaacttactaccggcaacgcgaaccaagctcctgctgcggtcgtacagggaccggatagcccttagcaaaggaccccggacctcgtactcccggagcactccccacagggtgccccgagggacacggtcgaacgccttctccagatccacaaaacacgtggactggttgggcgaactcccatgaacccttgagcacccgatgaagcatgtagagctggtccagtgtgctgcgaccagaacgaaaaccacactgctccttctgaatccaaggttcgaccattggtcgaattctcctctccagtactctggaatagaccttaccggggaggccgaggagtgtgatccccctatagttgaaaCACACccaccggtcccccttcttaaacagagggaccaccaccccggtctgccaatccagaggcactgtccccgatcgccatgcgatgctgcagaggcgtgtcagccaagacagtcccacaacatccggagacttaaggtactcaggacggatttcatccaccccaggagccttgccaccaaggagctttccaaccacctcggtgacttctgcgtgggtaatggatgagtccgcctccgagtccccagtctctgcctcctcttaggaagacgtgacgatgggattgatatATATGATTATGTTATATGATTTTAAAATCATATTAAATGTTATAGAGCTGGAAAAGTATTTTACTGAAAATGAATAACAACTCATTTCTTTGTGAGTCTCCTGTCAGCCACAGTAGACCTAAATGAGATTTTGGCACCAAATGACCTTATCAAAACCCTAGATGTAGACTGCGTACGACTagtttattatatatttatactaTTTTATTCTAATTATGCTGCTACAGCAAAATGTCATCAGTCATCAAGAGGACAGaacagtccatgggccaagcagcctTTTGGAACCACTTATGGTTCCACTCAGTGACTCTTAACAGTCCAGCCCCAGTGTACTatgatgtatggtggccatccagggtgtcagctgtagccaggttggggtcaatgaaggatcACGGAGGGgtcaaaaatgaaaaatgctgCAATCCTCTTGATAAATACACATTAATTGTCTGATTACCGATTCCAAAAAAGTCTAGTTTGGACTGTAACTGAATgttctgaagttatggggtaaatacAGCattaatggtgacaaaggtcaagttcagtttatacaggggtcaaaagttaaagatgctccaattctgatacaagtgatgcaaattattggttgaattaagTGTTTtgaaaaggaacagtttgcaccatctgttcagttatcatgttacagagttcatatatgtcacgtcatagaatccaatgaacaTTGACCTtggttgacctttactttggagaccaaacatttaacTCCATAAAATCTACTCCATTTATTATTCCTATCAGCTCAGCtgataatacatttaaaaaatggtgcaaatcgtAACTACGGCTTATCAAGCTGCTACAGGTGGCAAGCCCCGCCTCTTCTTCAGgaaaccaattaaaaaaaaaaaaaaaagcagaggctGCTGTAAGGTTCTATGATCATTATTTCCCAACCAATCAGAAAGCATTAAATGTGAGGCATCGCTGTAAAGCACTTTTAGCGTTTAGTAGTTGGAGAAGCACCACAGGAATGGCGTCATTCTTCAGATTGTTTTGGATGATTATGTGCAATAAACCTACACATGggaaaataaatagataaaaataTAAAGTTATCAGCTGTGAGCAGAACTAAAGACTTGGATCAGACGGATTAAAAAAGGGAACAGAACCACTCAACTTTATTGGCatgactgtgtctgtgtgaggaCAAGGACAAACACGGGAAAACCACTCAACGTGTCCATTGATGACCTTGTACGACCCATTACACGGCCACGCAATCTTCTGGTCCAAACAGCAGCCGAGCGACAGCACACAAGTCAACAGTCACGAATCCGTGAAGAGGCGCCGTTACGTCTCCGTCAATAAGGAGAAGAGTCAAAACAAAGTGTCTGGATAACTCAGGAAGGAAGTGGGGGGAAAAGGACACTTCCTCCTTGTGTGGGCGGAGCCTCAGTAAAGCTTGTGTCCATCTTGCAGGCACGTCCTCTCAGTTCAGTTTTCTGATGATGACGTTGATGTCGGTACCACGGAATCCAGGATTCCCGAGGTCCTTCATGAGCCCAGCTTTGTCTCGGGCGGCGTGACGAGCCACCGACAGCTTGAACGGCAACAGGAAGTTGTTGGCGGTGCGGAAGCCTTTCCCCACAGAGTAGATCTCGTGGATCAAGTCCTCCAAACAAATAATACCCAATTCACCTGAAGGCcgagacagagggacagacagaagGAGGACGGGTCCAGGTTAGGGTCAGCAGGTAGACCTGAGAGAGGATTTAAAGTCCCGCAGGCTGTGGGAGGGACTTACCCATGCGTTGCTCGATCAAGGTGTTGTCTGTGAGAGGAACGCGCCGCCGGCCCACCCGGGTCTGTCCTCGCTTCAGGATCAGCTCACGAACGGACTTTAGATTAGGAAACCTGATGGAGGATTCCAACGTGTTCGCAACTTCAACCAGACAAACTTCAGCTCAAATGATGAACTTAAATGTTTCCAACAccacctgtttttgttttttaaccagaCCCTCCGGGATTCTTTATGGTCATTTTAACATGTACAACGAAGGATACAGtgtagcctttcagtgcaaatataaacctgagtaaaccacacacagacttaaaaggtctggagaagaaaagaaacataaaatttaacagtgAAAAAGGTGTTCAGAgcacaaatttaaaaaagaacaaaaaaaactataagaatgtagtagcaaaaaagagactgtttataaaaagagaaaagtttgtacaaaactgtggatattacacattaataaatattgcactcattttaaCTGTGACATGTGACCTGGATGTTTAGTCATAACTATTAATGAAAATTCAACCAAACCCCATGAATTCATCGCAACTTTTCCACAAATCTGGCCGATCACCGTCGTCTCCTGCAGACACTGAGCCTGATGTCATAAACTTACTCCTGCGTTTGTTCAGGAGATACAGCAGACGTGTGACACAGGGTACACGCTATGACAGTGCACAGTCGGATTACAGACAGGCGTGTATATGTTTCTGTAAGTCACTGACATTTCATCTCATGTCCACAGACTGTGTCCCTCCACTTTCATGATCTGTGCAGGAAGGCGGGGCCATTCTCCCCTTCAGTGCAGGAGGCGTGGCCACCCGGACCTCCTCCTCTTAAAagcctttattttactcagtgtgctgTTTTTGTAAAGTTGTAGCTTTGAATGTTACACTGATTAGCTCCTTATACCAGCTAGGCAGTCTCCACGTCTTCTTCCATGGTTTTTGGTggagtgttacagcgccacatactggTCTGGCATATATACACCCACACTACAGCATTTACAGAACACTGAAAACAACAAATAAGAAGATTGCATCAgtttctgtgtggacaaggcctgTTTGTAATTTTAGATCAAACTAAAGTTGCATGAAATGGCTTTAAGTTTTGAACTgtgaattgattgattttttttttttgtcacggcTGAGACATTCAtaactttttgctgtttttaagttTTACTGACGGTCCCTTTGGAATGCCAAGAGGTGCATTTTATTGTGGATAACTAAAAGCCTGCTTTGCTACATTTTCGTAATCCTGGTGAACTTTTGTTTGCTGTGTTAGTAAGGTCACTTAAAGAATCACGCCTCAGTGGTTTTGTTCTCACGATATCAAATACCCAATTCTTATTTTTCAATGAATTACTCAATTCTAAATACAAAGAGGGAAAATCTCTACACTTGTTCCCTCAATTTCAATGCAGCAAACACCTTAACaacacggaaaaaaaaaaaaaaaaacttttattgcaAGTTTTTGGGAAAACCTGCTGCAAAATCAGGCAATTTAGCCAGTAACTATCACAAAAAAGGTCTGCAAAATCCTGGAGGGACTGTTTAACTGGTGATGTCACAGTGGATGTACTGCAGTACTCTGAAGTAGTACTACAAACAGGTACTCACCCCCAGGCCACGTAGGGCTCCACGATCTTCATCATGCCTACAGACGTCTTGCTGATCTTGAAGAACGATCCGCTGAAAATCTTCCTCAACCTCAACATCTGGATCACCTTCATCACTTTGGAACTGACACCTTTAATCCTGAAGGACACAGATACCAATGACATCACACTGGAAAACTGATGATATCACACTGGAATACCGACTGTACGTGACCAGTGTTCCATTTGATTTACAAAAGAAGAAACGTGATATTGGGTCTAGGGGTATTTATGAATAGTGACAGCACCGTGTTTCTCATACAAAGGCTCGACCTGGACGTCCCGCCTGGGAAGATAAAATccaaatttcacttttttttcacCCCAGAGAACGGTGTCATTTTGCAGCAAGTGCACAGATCAATCCAACCACCCTCCAGCCacacacacatcatcacacacgtGCATCAGCTCTTGTATTTACTTGCAGTCTTTTTTCATTATTCATCAGATTCAcactttgtgcttttttttttttttttttttaagtatcttGTGTGTGGAGTTTATTGACTTCCACAAGCGATTAAGCAGCACTGTGGGCTTGATGAAAATATTGTCTCTCTTTGCACTACCGgaaaaaaacataatacaaaatctTTGTCATATACTTTAAAGTCATGtgactgtatttttgttttgcactACGTCAGAAAACTTTGTTGGCTCCTGTTAGAACCCAAAGCAGTTCTGTCATGGTGCACGTGGAACCAGGCGCTCGCAAACCTGATCTGTTCACACGTGTCGACCGTTTCATGCAGAAAGACGTCAGCACGacgacacacaacaacaacagaacctCAGTTTGAGTGAAACGACTCACTCTCTGATCCGGACGGCAAACGCCAGCTTGTTCTTAGCGGGTGGGAGGGGGGGCGGCGGTCTGTGCTCAGCTCTTCGGATGCGCGTGTCATCACGATGTTTCCTGTGGCTGTCTTTCAAGAAATCTTCTAAACGCTTAAACTTCAACGGTTTTCCTTTTGATACCTGGAGTGGAATACAAATACACAAAAGTACAAAGAAAGTGGTCACATGACGTCTGCTTTACTGCAGTTCCAGTGTTGAAGAAAATCTCAGTCtggcctttttattttatttttttttacttataagaCACATAATTAAGTGCTGATTCTTTCTTGTATATTATTGGTCAGAAGTCTGTGTTCCGGTTAAACATGTGGCTCACTTTTaggtgaaaatttaaaaatactttaACTACCTGATTTCTAAATGTAAGTACTgatttttcagagtataagttgcTGTTTTTTGTACAAGTGTGGGAGATGCTGCCACTTATACGCCATGTATAATGTgactgaggaaaaaaacaaaacaaaaacaaaacactaacccCTTATAATAACAATGATAAATATTTATATTGGACTCTCTCAGGAATAAAAGTACTAAACAaactaataaaagaataaatgccagtaacaataagtacactacagcaatgtacaaaaatccaaaattaatgATCTGATTAATACAGAAAATGTGTTACATATATTTGGGCATTTCCTCTTCAAGAGACAACTTTTAACAAGTGTGACTTATACCCCAGAAAATTTGGTAGCTCATACACATCAGCACAGCCACAATGTGCATCTTCACGCAGACAAAATGCACAGAATAAAAGCAGCACCATATTTTAAACAGTCAGTCAGTTTTTGTCAAGGGCAAGACGGAAAGCGTTACATTCTGTAGCAGGCAACCAATATACGGCTACAGAAAGCaactcatatacacacacacacacatatatatatatatgtatagtggTATATATAGGTACTTATATGGTACATGGTATATAGTGGTACTTCCTGTTTACAAAGCATTAAAGTCACAAGCACTTGTATTGATGTGGTTGGCAAGAAAGCGCGTAAATTGATACCACGAAGAGAGAAAGTATGGCATCTTTGAGTTCAGGAAACGATTCAGCAGTCTCTGAATACGTTCAAAACCTAGATAGTACCGCAAAAGCAAGGTATTTCTCCATGCTAACCTACAACAAAGGTCTTTGTACGCTTCCAGAGCCATCAACAAAACCACGTGACCAGATTCATGTCGTCACAGGATATATCTCTCTATCTaagatatctatatctatatatacagctCATACAGGGAATTAAATTCCCTGCTTATCACCCACCATCCTCAGCTGGAACCCATACCTCATTTCGGGGCTTATTCCAGTAGGAGACGACATGTATGGGCGGCCCCAGCAGTACCCAAAGGGTGCCACCTGGTGGGTGACGGCAACAACTCAGCTCAAGAACTAGGTACTAGGGCTCCCGGCCCTTATTCCAGATCCATGCAGATGAAGACTCAGCTGCCTCCTGGAGCTTGGTCACAGTGGCCCTCCTCAGCCTCGGGGGCAAACCAATGTCAgtcaaaaacctgatggtagAGGGCCTCACAAAGCCTCTGCAACCAACTTCTACTGGGTAGACAGAACACTTCCAACCTCAATCTTCACACTGTCCCTTAAGCTCACTGTACCTGGCCAGTTTTCTCTCATATGCCCATTCCATGTTGGTCTCCCATGATACTGTTAGTTCAACCAACATGACAGCCTTTGCATCATCCGACCACAGTACTATATCCGGCCGCAGAGTGGTGACTGCTATGTGGTGTGGAAAGACTAAAGCCTTCCCAATGTCCGCCTGGATGCTCCACTGTCTCAGTGCACCAACAGAGGTCGCAGTGTCCTGTTTAAGCCTTTTCCTGACCGTAGCACCAGCCTTCACGAATGGAATCTCCCGACAGGGCTTTTGAAAGCTGGTTGCTTCACACTGTGTATTCAGGGCATCCACAAGAATCTTGAGGACTTGATTGTGTCGCCATGTATACATCTGTAATGATGAACCACAACCGGCAAGGACATGTTCCAATGTACCCCTCTTTCCACATGACGCATGCATTGGACTCAAACAACTTCCACTTCTGCAGGTTGACAGGGGTTGGCAGAAGGTCGTACACTGAGCGCAGCAGAAAGCTAATGCCGAGTGGATCCATGGACCACAGGTTGGACCAACTGATTCTACGGTCTGAAGCATCCTCCCATGTGGTCCAGGACCCCTGCTGCGCCTGGCCAACTGCCCTCACCGCCCGACTCTCCTCCTCCATCCTCCTCATCTCTTCTATCACCATACCTCTTCTATCCCTCCCATTCTGCTTTGACCACCAGTTGTTCTCTCTCCAACCAATACCCACCTTGTCCCTTTGTACAGCACCAACAATCTCCTTCAGTCTGAGGTTATTCTCTGCCTGGTCCACTGTCTCTGCCACAACCCATTTCCTACCACACTCCATGTCTGGTTGAGCATCCCTGATGAAGGGATCCTTGGAGTCCCTCAGCATGAGGTACACCCGGGCCTTTGCTGCCTTAAATTCTTCAACCAGAGAGGTTGTAGGTAGCTGGAGTTTTGCTGATGAGCTATACAGGGCCACATTGGTCAATGATCTTGGTGCTCCAAGCCACCTCCTAATGTGGCTACTCACTGATCTCTCCATAGCTTCCACCTTGGTCATTGTGACAGCATACATCTGGAGCGGCCAGAGAATCCTGGGCAGAAAGCCAAACTGGAAGC
The sequence above is drawn from the Thalassophryne amazonica chromosome 21, fThaAma1.1, whole genome shotgun sequence genome and encodes:
- the rpl7l1 gene encoding 60S ribosomal protein L7-like 1, with amino-acid sequence MAEAESKKVIKLVPEYLLKKRKSYQAIKATQAKLALLEKRKVSKGKPLKFKRLEDFLKDSHRKHRDDTRIRRAEHRPPPPLPPAKNKLAFAVRIREIKGVSSKVMKVIQMLRLRKIFSGSFFKISKTSVGMMKIVEPYVAWGFPNLKSVRELILKRGQTRVGRRRVPLTDNTLIEQRMGELGIICLEDLIHEIYSVGKGFRTANNFLLPFKLSVARHAARDKAGLMKDLGNPGFRGTDINVIIRKLN